One genomic window of Methanosarcina acetivorans C2A includes the following:
- the carB gene encoding carbamoyl-phosphate synthase large subunit: MPKREDIKKVLLIGSGPITIGQAAEFDFSGSQACRSLKEEGVQVVLVNSNPATIMTDPEMADSVYIEPLDARIVEKIIEKERPDGIIAGIGGQTGLNITSELAEMGVFEKYGVQILGTPVEAIKNTEDRELFKETMLRIGEKVPQSRAVHTLKEAEEVVEELGLPLIVRPAYTLGGAGGGIARTKEELLEITERGLRRSRISQVLIEESVLGWAEVEYEVMRDANDTCIVICNMENIDPMGVHTGESAVVAPSQTLTDAEHQMLRSASIKIIRALKIEGGCNIQYALKEGDYRIVEVNPRVSRSSALASKATGYPIARVTAKIAIGMALDEIINSVTKNTPASFEPALDYVITKIPRWPFDKFVTADKTLTTAMKSTGEIMAIGRTMEESLLKAFKSLDIDSQLGNKRWDEHEVKTLLKTPTSERLFVIFHALERGMSVKEIAELTSINPFFISKIKKIVEMEKRIRTEELTSELLREVKKLGFPDTRLAELTGKTREQISDLRHDAGILATFKMVDTCAAEFQAATPYYYSTYEDTCETNPTDRKKILILGAGPIRIGQGIEFDYCTVHAVTALREEGIETHIINNNPETVSTDFDTSDKLFFEPLTMEYVMNVIERERPDGVLVQFGGQTSVNLALPLKKELKRRTDLDTMIMGTDPEDMDLAEDREKFYVLMQKFGILQPEGGYATSQHEAIEVAQRIGFPVLVRPSYVLGGRAMEIVYDEIDLERYMKEAVRVSPEHPILIDDFLEGACEIDVDAVCDRKDVLIGAIMEHIEEAGVHSGDSACVIPPQSLSEDVLAQVRDYTRKIALGLRVKGLINIQMAEKGGKVFVLEANPRSSRTIPFVSKAVGLPLAKIAARVIAGHSLKEMGYTDEPKPKHVSIKEVLLPFDKLPGADPVLGPEMKSTGEVMGIDYDFGRAYYKAELAADNLLPLTGKVFLSIRNADKPELVEVARKLQAAGLELMGTRGTVNYLAQHGVFMDTVKKVHDGSPNVIDMMRRDEVDLIINTPTSKQSRRDGSRIRRAAVDFKVPYITTIQAASAAAAAIETMKKGEDLTIKSINEYHKEMGL; encoded by the coding sequence ATGCCAAAACGTGAGGACATAAAGAAAGTTTTGCTTATAGGTTCGGGCCCGATCACAATCGGGCAGGCTGCAGAATTCGACTTCTCGGGAAGCCAGGCCTGCAGGTCCTTAAAAGAAGAAGGTGTACAGGTCGTGCTCGTAAACTCAAACCCTGCAACCATCATGACTGACCCCGAAATGGCGGATTCGGTCTATATCGAGCCCCTTGATGCCAGAATTGTGGAAAAAATCATTGAAAAAGAGCGCCCGGACGGGATAATTGCAGGCATCGGCGGACAGACCGGCCTGAATATCACGAGCGAACTTGCGGAAATGGGCGTCTTTGAAAAATACGGGGTCCAGATCCTGGGAACCCCTGTCGAAGCCATTAAAAACACGGAAGACAGGGAACTCTTCAAAGAGACCATGCTGAGGATCGGGGAAAAAGTCCCCCAGAGCCGTGCAGTCCATACCTTAAAGGAAGCCGAAGAGGTTGTCGAGGAACTCGGCCTGCCTCTGATCGTCCGCCCGGCTTACACCCTCGGAGGTGCCGGCGGCGGGATTGCCCGCACAAAAGAAGAGCTCCTTGAGATTACCGAACGCGGGCTCAGGCGCAGCCGTATCAGCCAGGTCCTTATTGAAGAAAGCGTGCTCGGCTGGGCAGAAGTCGAGTATGAGGTCATGAGAGACGCAAACGATACCTGTATCGTGATCTGTAACATGGAAAACATCGACCCCATGGGCGTCCACACCGGAGAATCGGCAGTTGTTGCCCCTTCCCAGACCCTGACCGACGCAGAGCACCAGATGCTCAGGAGTGCCTCTATTAAGATCATCCGTGCCCTTAAGATCGAAGGAGGGTGCAATATCCAGTACGCTTTAAAGGAAGGCGACTACCGCATTGTCGAAGTAAACCCTAGGGTCTCAAGGTCTTCAGCCCTTGCATCCAAAGCCACAGGCTACCCGATTGCCCGCGTAACCGCAAAGATTGCAATCGGAATGGCGCTCGATGAGATCATTAACAGCGTCACCAAAAATACCCCTGCTTCTTTTGAGCCGGCTCTGGACTATGTGATCACAAAGATCCCAAGGTGGCCTTTTGACAAATTCGTAACTGCGGACAAGACCCTGACCACAGCCATGAAGAGTACCGGAGAAATCATGGCAATCGGCAGGACAATGGAAGAGTCCCTCCTGAAGGCTTTCAAATCTCTTGATATTGACTCCCAGCTCGGAAATAAACGCTGGGACGAGCACGAGGTCAAAACCCTTCTCAAGACTCCCACAAGCGAACGCCTTTTCGTGATCTTCCATGCGCTTGAGCGGGGAATGTCGGTAAAGGAAATTGCCGAACTCACGAGCATCAACCCCTTCTTCATCTCAAAGATAAAGAAGATCGTTGAAATGGAAAAACGCATCAGGACAGAAGAACTGACCTCTGAACTCCTGCGCGAAGTAAAGAAGCTGGGCTTCCCGGACACCCGCCTTGCGGAACTGACCGGCAAAACAAGGGAACAGATCAGCGACCTCAGGCATGACGCAGGAATTTTAGCCACCTTCAAGATGGTCGACACCTGTGCAGCTGAGTTCCAGGCAGCAACCCCCTATTACTATTCCACTTACGAAGATACCTGTGAGACAAACCCCACAGACAGGAAGAAAATCCTCATTCTCGGTGCAGGCCCGATCAGGATCGGCCAGGGAATCGAGTTTGACTACTGTACCGTCCACGCAGTAACCGCGCTCAGGGAAGAAGGCATAGAGACCCATATCATTAACAACAACCCCGAGACCGTCTCAACGGACTTTGACACCTCGGACAAGCTCTTTTTCGAACCCCTCACCATGGAATACGTAATGAACGTAATCGAACGTGAGAGGCCTGACGGGGTCCTTGTGCAGTTCGGGGGCCAGACCTCGGTCAACCTTGCACTCCCCCTGAAAAAGGAATTAAAGCGCAGGACCGATCTTGACACCATGATCATGGGCACTGACCCCGAAGACATGGACCTTGCCGAAGACAGGGAAAAGTTCTACGTCCTCATGCAGAAATTCGGCATCCTCCAGCCGGAAGGCGGGTATGCGACCTCCCAGCATGAAGCAATCGAGGTTGCCCAGAGGATAGGGTTCCCGGTCCTGGTGCGCCCGTCCTACGTACTCGGCGGAAGAGCCATGGAGATCGTCTACGACGAAATCGACCTTGAACGCTATATGAAAGAGGCAGTCAGGGTCTCTCCCGAACACCCAATCCTTATTGACGACTTCCTGGAAGGTGCCTGCGAAATCGATGTGGATGCCGTCTGCGACCGGAAAGATGTCCTTATCGGGGCAATCATGGAGCACATCGAAGAAGCCGGGGTCCACTCCGGAGACTCGGCCTGTGTAATCCCGCCCCAGTCGCTCTCGGAAGACGTACTCGCCCAGGTGAGGGACTACACCCGGAAGATTGCCCTCGGCCTGAGGGTCAAGGGCCTGATCAACATCCAGATGGCAGAAAAAGGCGGAAAGGTCTTTGTGCTCGAAGCGAACCCGCGTTCAAGCAGGACCATTCCCTTCGTCTCAAAAGCTGTCGGCCTCCCGCTTGCAAAGATTGCAGCCAGAGTCATTGCCGGACACAGCTTAAAGGAGATGGGATACACCGACGAGCCAAAGCCCAAACACGTCTCGATCAAAGAAGTCCTCCTGCCCTTCGACAAACTGCCCGGAGCAGACCCCGTCCTCGGCCCTGAAATGAAAAGTACGGGAGAAGTCATGGGCATTGACTACGACTTCGGAAGGGCCTATTATAAAGCAGAGCTTGCAGCCGACAACCTCCTCCCCCTTACAGGAAAAGTCTTCCTTTCGATACGGAACGCAGATAAGCCCGAACTCGTGGAAGTTGCCAGAAAGCTGCAGGCAGCAGGCCTCGAACTTATGGGCACCCGCGGGACCGTGAACTACCTCGCCCAGCACGGAGTCTTCATGGATACCGTAAAGAAAGTCCACGACGGAAGCCCGAACGTAATCGATATGATGCGCAGGGACGAGGTCGACCTGATTATCAACACCCCGACAAGCAAACAGTCCCGCAGAGACGGTTCCAGGATCAGGCGGGCAGCCGTTGACTTCAAGGTCCCCTACATCACCACGATTCAGGCAGCAAGTGCAGCAGCAGCCGCGATTGAGACCATGAAGAAAGGCGAGGACCTTACGATCAAATCCATCAACGAGTACCACAAAGAGATGGGGCTGTAA
- the carA gene encoding glutamine-hydrolyzing carbamoyl-phosphate synthase small subunit, with protein sequence MKAVLGLEDGTVIRGTGFGAEGTACGELVFTTQFTGYEEALTDPSYKGQILMFTYPLIGNYGVSGERFQSDNIHAEGLVVREACKKPYHYKSTRSIHQFLEDEGKPGIEGVDTRMLTIGARERGTMRAALITGSDDGEEAVKVARNFPQITDEELIARVTCKEPHFIPGAECAWKGSGKPKHAVVVDLGIKRNIINNLHKRGIDLTLVPATTKPKEIAGFEPDLLFISNGPGDPEKATDAINAVKAFAGTIPVAGICFGHQIISLAMGARTYKLKFGHRGGNQPVKDLIENKIFISSQNHGYAVDADSLEGTGLYVKYLNANDKTVEGVSHKDLDIFSVQFHPEAQAGPMDTEETFFGKVVKVLGGDL encoded by the coding sequence ATGAAAGCAGTACTAGGATTAGAAGACGGAACAGTTATTAGGGGCACCGGTTTTGGTGCCGAAGGCACAGCTTGCGGCGAACTTGTTTTTACCACTCAATTCACGGGATATGAGGAGGCTCTGACTGACCCTTCCTACAAAGGCCAGATTTTAATGTTCACCTACCCTCTGATAGGGAATTACGGTGTCAGTGGGGAGCGTTTCCAATCCGACAACATCCATGCGGAGGGGCTTGTTGTCCGGGAAGCCTGCAAAAAACCCTATCACTACAAATCCACCCGTTCAATTCACCAGTTTTTGGAGGACGAGGGAAAACCGGGGATCGAAGGTGTGGATACCCGTATGCTCACCATAGGGGCAAGGGAGCGCGGGACCATGCGTGCTGCCCTGATTACAGGCAGTGATGATGGGGAAGAGGCCGTTAAAGTGGCAAGGAATTTCCCCCAGATAACGGATGAGGAACTTATCGCCCGCGTAACATGCAAAGAACCCCACTTCATCCCTGGAGCGGAGTGCGCCTGGAAAGGCAGCGGCAAACCCAAACACGCGGTTGTGGTCGACCTCGGCATAAAGAGGAACATCATAAACAACCTGCATAAAAGGGGAATTGACCTCACCCTGGTCCCTGCAACCACAAAACCGAAGGAAATTGCAGGTTTCGAGCCTGATCTACTTTTTATCTCAAACGGGCCAGGAGACCCGGAAAAGGCAACCGATGCAATCAATGCGGTAAAGGCTTTTGCAGGCACGATTCCGGTAGCCGGGATTTGTTTCGGGCACCAGATTATCTCTCTTGCTATGGGAGCCAGGACTTACAAGCTTAAGTTCGGACACAGGGGAGGAAACCAGCCGGTAAAGGACCTGATTGAAAACAAGATTTTCATAAGCTCCCAGAACCACGGGTATGCCGTTGATGCGGATTCCCTTGAAGGGACCGGCCTTTATGTGAAGTACCTGAACGCAAACGACAAAACCGTTGAAGGAGTATCCCACAAAGACCTGGACATTTTCAGTGTGCAGTTCCACCCCGAAGCCCAGGCAGGACCTATGGATACCGAAGAAACATTTTTCGGCAAGGTTGTAAAGGTCCTCGGAGGGGATCTCTGA
- a CDS encoding quaternary amine ABC transporter ATP-binding protein encodes MDKNVKLEVRNITKIFGKDPQKVISLLNKGLSKSEIFEKTKHTVGLNSVNFEVYDGEIFVIMGLSGSGKSTLLRCLNRLIEPTAGEILIDGRAITGMSPEALRTTRRSKLGMVFQSFALLPHRTVLDNVAYGLEIQGIPKEERYSKALESIETVGLKGYEHSRITELSGGMKQRVGLARALANDPDILLMDEAFSALDPLIRSDMQDELLALEDRVQKTIIFVSHDLDEALKLGDRIALMKDGEVVQIGTPEEILTEPADSYVSRFVAGVDRSKVLTAESVMKRPEPLVSLNSGPRVAIQLMKDHGISSIYVVEGKNRRLKGILMIGDALEALKTGKSLETAMIPEAPRVAPDLPLSDIIPLIAESPYPLAVVNDSGKLIGIIVRGTVLGALAMSGENSEENGQPEGKVSEEKVSDEGNPSGKTPEEKPPEKTIFSGKNEGEAGPPFGGSDVSHSIINSGIGSEPVPLEAEAKEETPSKSDAIPGPEVKTC; translated from the coding sequence ATGGACAAAAATGTAAAACTCGAAGTACGAAACATAACTAAAATTTTTGGAAAGGATCCCCAGAAAGTAATTTCCCTTCTAAACAAAGGTTTATCCAAAAGTGAAATTTTTGAAAAAACAAAGCATACTGTCGGGCTCAACAGCGTTAACTTTGAGGTCTACGACGGAGAGATTTTCGTCATAATGGGGCTTTCGGGTTCCGGAAAATCCACCCTCCTACGCTGTTTGAACCGTCTTATTGAACCAACGGCCGGAGAAATCCTGATCGACGGGCGGGCCATTACCGGCATGAGCCCCGAAGCCCTGAGAACTACCCGCAGGAGCAAGCTTGGAATGGTCTTTCAGAGTTTTGCCCTGCTCCCCCACAGGACAGTCCTGGACAACGTGGCTTACGGGCTTGAGATTCAGGGAATACCTAAAGAAGAACGCTACTCAAAGGCTCTCGAATCCATAGAAACCGTAGGGCTCAAAGGCTATGAACACAGCCGGATAACGGAACTCAGCGGAGGTATGAAGCAGCGGGTAGGGCTTGCAAGGGCGCTTGCCAACGACCCTGACATCCTGCTTATGGACGAGGCTTTCAGTGCCCTTGACCCCCTTATCAGGAGCGATATGCAAGACGAGCTGCTCGCCCTTGAGGACAGGGTGCAAAAGACAATTATCTTTGTTTCCCACGACCTGGATGAAGCCCTGAAACTCGGGGACCGAATCGCCCTTATGAAAGACGGGGAAGTTGTACAGATAGGAACGCCCGAAGAGATCCTGACCGAACCCGCAGACTCCTATGTTTCGAGGTTCGTTGCAGGAGTCGACCGATCAAAAGTACTGACCGCCGAATCGGTAATGAAACGGCCCGAACCTCTCGTATCTCTCAATTCCGGGCCCAGGGTTGCCATTCAGTTGATGAAAGACCATGGGATCTCCTCAATCTACGTGGTTGAAGGAAAGAACAGGCGTCTAAAAGGCATACTCATGATAGGGGACGCCCTTGAAGCCCTGAAGACCGGAAAAAGCCTTGAAACCGCGATGATCCCGGAAGCGCCTCGCGTGGCTCCGGACCTGCCCCTTAGCGACATAATCCCTTTGATTGCGGAAAGCCCGTACCCCCTTGCCGTGGTCAATGATTCCGGAAAGCTGATAGGAATTATAGTCAGGGGTACTGTCCTTGGCGCTCTTGCAATGTCCGGAGAAAACTCCGAAGAAAACGGGCAGCCAGAAGGAAAAGTTTCTGAGGAAAAGGTTTCAGATGAAGGAAACCCGTCAGGAAAAACTCCCGAAGAAAAGCCCCCTGAAAAAACTATTTTCAGCGGTAAAAATGAAGGGGAAGCCGGGCCTCCGTTCGGAGGCTCAGACGTCTCCCACAGTATAATTAACAGCGGAATTGGCAGCGAACCTGTGCCTCTGGAAGCAGAAGCAAAGGAAGAAACCCCTTCAAAGTCTGATGCTATTCCGGGCCCTGAGGTGAAAACATGCTGA
- a CDS encoding ABC transporter permease, translated as MLIPRLPIGDTVEFAVDWIEANFGSLLDFISDKLDFLISGLKDALLLLPPELFILVIALLAYFAGKRNLKLAIGTAFGFFLIDNMGLWTLSMETLALVLSSALLALIIGIPTGILSAKNEVLYHFLKPTLDFMQTMPPFVYLIPALLFFGLGNVPGMIATVVFAMPPAIRLTNLGIRQVPKELTEVADAFGSTGWQKLTKVELPVALPTIMAGINQCIMLSLSMVVIAAMIGARGLGYQVLFGIQRVDIGLGFEAGLAIVIIAVVLDRVTQHLSPR; from the coding sequence ATGCTGATTCCCCGCCTCCCAATCGGTGACACGGTTGAATTTGCTGTGGACTGGATCGAAGCCAATTTTGGCTCACTTCTTGATTTCATAAGTGATAAGCTTGATTTCCTGATCTCGGGTTTAAAAGACGCTCTGCTTTTACTGCCTCCTGAACTCTTTATCCTTGTAATTGCCTTGCTTGCTTACTTTGCAGGGAAACGAAACCTCAAGCTTGCAATCGGGACTGCTTTTGGCTTTTTTCTTATTGACAATATGGGGCTCTGGACACTTTCGATGGAGACGCTGGCTCTTGTGCTTTCTTCTGCTCTCCTTGCCCTTATTATAGGAATTCCTACGGGAATCCTCAGCGCAAAAAATGAAGTGCTTTACCACTTTTTAAAGCCAACGCTTGACTTCATGCAGACCATGCCGCCTTTTGTATACCTGATCCCTGCCCTACTCTTTTTTGGGCTTGGAAACGTGCCGGGCATGATCGCAACTGTTGTTTTTGCAATGCCTCCTGCGATCAGGCTCACAAACCTCGGGATCAGGCAGGTTCCAAAAGAGCTCACCGAAGTTGCTGATGCCTTTGGCTCCACAGGCTGGCAGAAACTTACAAAGGTGGAACTGCCTGTAGCTCTCCCGACCATAATGGCCGGGATCAACCAGTGCATTATGCTCTCTCTTTCCATGGTCGTCATTGCTGCCATGATAGGAGCAAGAGGGCTCGGATACCAGGTCCTTTTCGGGATCCAGAGAGTGGATATCGGCCTCGGCTTCGAAGCCGGGCTCGCCATTGTCATAATCGCAGTTGTCCTCGACCGCGTTACCCAGCACCTCAGTCCCAGGTAA
- a CDS encoding glycine betaine ABC transporter substrate-binding protein, with translation MTNSKLNPEEKKLGSVLAIVLIIGLSLFAAGCAEQGDETVEGAETAPAEEASELSEPVTIGYVLWDGEIASTNVIQQVLEQAGYEDVEIVAVDAGPLYQGLADGQFDFTTSAWLPYTHQSYWEAYGDQLDSVQTNLEDCKIGLVVPSYVTIDSIEELNSEKDKFNGQIIGIDPGAGIMQASETAITDYDLDMELVSGSSAAMTTSLKKSIDSEEWTVVTLWSPHWAFNRWDLKYLDDPKGAYGDADHVETLARLGLEEEKPNLYGILTRFQWTHDDIQTVMMDIENGTAPEEAAANWVANNPEKVNEWIGEKSEE, from the coding sequence TTGACCAATTCAAAATTAAATCCTGAAGAAAAAAAACTCGGATCGGTTCTGGCAATCGTTCTGATAATAGGGCTTTCCCTTTTTGCAGCAGGTTGTGCAGAACAGGGAGATGAAACCGTAGAAGGCGCAGAAACTGCTCCTGCCGAAGAGGCTTCGGAATTAAGCGAACCTGTAACTATAGGCTATGTGTTATGGGACGGGGAGATTGCAAGTACCAATGTGATTCAGCAGGTCCTCGAACAGGCAGGGTATGAAGACGTGGAAATCGTTGCGGTTGATGCAGGCCCTCTCTATCAGGGACTTGCTGACGGACAGTTTGATTTCACAACTTCCGCCTGGCTCCCCTACACTCACCAGAGCTACTGGGAAGCTTACGGAGACCAGCTCGACTCTGTCCAGACTAACCTCGAAGACTGTAAGATCGGGCTTGTCGTGCCATCTTACGTAACCATAGACTCCATTGAGGAACTCAATTCCGAAAAGGATAAGTTCAACGGTCAGATTATCGGGATCGACCCCGGAGCAGGCATCATGCAGGCATCCGAAACCGCAATCACCGATTACGACCTTGATATGGAGCTCGTTTCAGGCAGCAGTGCCGCAATGACCACCTCCCTGAAAAAATCAATCGACTCCGAAGAGTGGACAGTTGTAACCCTCTGGTCCCCTCACTGGGCATTTAACCGCTGGGACCTCAAATACCTGGATGACCCGAAAGGTGCATATGGCGATGCCGACCATGTTGAAACCCTTGCAAGGCTTGGCCTTGAAGAAGAAAAACCTAACCTCTACGGCATCCTGACCCGCTTCCAGTGGACCCATGACGATATCCAGACTGTAATGATGGACATCGAAAATGGCACTGCCCCTGAAGAAGCCGCAGCAAACTGGGTTGCAAACAACCCGGAAAAAGTTAACGAATGGATAGGAGAAAAGTCAGAAGAGTAA
- a CDS encoding ABC transporter substrate-binding protein translates to MDDQAKTITVTDMEGRSVTVKVPVERIVLMESSKTHELAAIDGAAIVDKIVGWDNDFKDNAGDGYVKFIERYPKLADVPNVGSLDDNTFSVEKVIALNPDVVIMHNWEFMWSGDATKEALVKLEQAGIPVIFVDFYMEPMTNSTKSMLLLGQILGKEQRAKDIVEFYNQHVEAVYSRLETSDGLKPGVYIETGYNGPETYGITEGDVGWGSIVKKAGGENIAEPLLGNTSKALSPEYLINQNPDIIILTGRNWSTPGSIRMGYTSTAADTKDTMDAYIARPGWNTINAVNTHQVYGIYHGYCFSIYNFVALEAFAKWFYPEEFKDLDPNTTIREYHEKFMPIEYSGTFMYRNY, encoded by the coding sequence ATGGATGATCAGGCAAAGACGATAACCGTTACGGATATGGAGGGAAGGTCGGTTACTGTAAAGGTCCCGGTAGAACGGATTGTCTTAATGGAATCATCCAAAACACACGAGCTGGCCGCCATAGATGGGGCTGCAATCGTCGATAAGATTGTCGGATGGGACAATGATTTCAAAGACAATGCCGGTGACGGGTACGTGAAGTTCATAGAAAGATATCCGAAGTTGGCTGATGTTCCCAACGTAGGCTCTCTTGACGACAATACATTCAGCGTTGAAAAGGTAATCGCGTTGAATCCTGACGTTGTCATCATGCACAACTGGGAATTCATGTGGAGCGGGGACGCGACTAAAGAAGCCCTTGTCAAGCTGGAACAGGCAGGTATCCCCGTAATCTTCGTGGATTTCTACATGGAGCCAATGACCAACTCCACAAAGAGTATGCTGCTGCTTGGTCAAATTCTTGGAAAAGAGCAAAGGGCTAAAGATATCGTCGAATTTTATAATCAACACGTCGAAGCGGTCTATTCACGCTTGGAGACGAGTGACGGACTGAAGCCCGGCGTATATATAGAGACAGGATACAATGGCCCAGAGACATATGGGATAACCGAGGGGGATGTCGGGTGGGGATCGATCGTAAAGAAAGCGGGTGGAGAAAACATTGCTGAGCCATTATTAGGAAATACCAGCAAAGCGCTCAGCCCTGAGTACCTCATCAACCAGAATCCAGATATCATAATACTGACCGGTCGGAACTGGTCCACACCAGGATCAATCAGGATGGGATATACTTCAACCGCTGCAGATACGAAGGATACGATGGATGCATATATTGCACGTCCGGGGTGGAACACGATTAATGCTGTCAATACCCACCAGGTGTACGGCATTTATCATGGGTACTGCTTCAGCATCTATAATTTTGTGGCACTGGAAGCTTTTGCTAAGTGGTTTTATCCAGAGGAATTCAAAGATCTTGATCCCAATACCACCATTCGGGAGTATCATGAAAAGTTTATGCCCATTGAATACAGCGGGACATTCATGTATAGAAATTATTAA
- a CDS encoding FecCD family ABC transporter permease, translated as MNVEVKTAYKEITGRKHISLLLISAAIFLTFVIDIMTGPASLSVSEVISTILFPAYSEPSVQVIVWTFRLPVALMAIVIGIALGLAGANMQTILDNPLASPYTLGISAAAGFGAALAIVLGVGVLPFADTLFVPVNAFVFSLISCMAIYGIARFKKATSETIVLTGIAVLFLFNSLLGLLEYKANPEQVQAIVFWLFGSLTKTNWTTLRITVGIVLVVIPLLAIDVWKLTALRLGDDKAKSLGVDVERMRIKGLILISVLTATAVAFVGTIGFIGLVSPHIARMLVGEDHRYFLPCSALSGAFILSTASILSKIVVPGIIFPIGILTSLIGIPFFIWLLLSKKKGYW; from the coding sequence ATGAATGTTGAGGTAAAAACGGCATACAAGGAAATAACGGGAAGGAAGCATATCTCTCTCCTCTTGATCTCGGCAGCGATCTTCCTCACTTTTGTCATCGACATCATGACAGGACCGGCTTCTTTATCGGTAAGTGAGGTCATTTCGACGATATTGTTCCCTGCCTACAGCGAGCCTTCAGTTCAGGTTATTGTTTGGACCTTCCGCCTACCTGTTGCCCTTATGGCGATAGTGATCGGAATAGCTTTAGGCCTTGCTGGTGCGAACATGCAAACTATCCTCGATAATCCTCTGGCCAGCCCTTATACGCTTGGCATTTCGGCAGCTGCCGGGTTCGGCGCCGCACTGGCCATTGTGCTTGGAGTGGGAGTGTTGCCTTTTGCAGATACCTTATTCGTGCCGGTCAATGCGTTCGTGTTCTCGCTAATCAGTTGCATGGCAATATATGGTATTGCCAGGTTCAAGAAGGCTACTTCCGAGACCATAGTACTTACCGGTATCGCTGTGCTGTTCCTGTTCAATTCTCTGCTGGGGTTACTGGAGTATAAGGCAAACCCGGAGCAGGTCCAAGCTATCGTTTTCTGGCTTTTCGGCAGCCTGACCAAGACGAACTGGACCACTCTGCGCATTACGGTGGGGATTGTTTTAGTAGTCATACCGCTGCTGGCCATAGATGTCTGGAAGCTTACTGCTCTCCGGCTAGGTGACGATAAGGCAAAAAGCCTTGGAGTGGATGTCGAAAGGATGAGAATAAAGGGCTTGATCCTGATTTCAGTTCTTACGGCCACGGCGGTGGCGTTCGTGGGCACCATCGGGTTCATCGGTCTTGTGTCTCCTCATATCGCGCGGATGCTTGTAGGTGAAGACCACCGGTACTTTTTGCCCTGTTCAGCCCTATCCGGGGCGTTCATACTCTCCACTGCCTCAATTCTCAGCAAAATTGTAGTCCCGGGGATTATATTCCCCATCGGAATACTCACATCACTGATAGGTATACCGTTTTTCATCTGGCTCTTGCTGTCTAAGAAGAAGGGATATTGGTGA
- a CDS encoding ABC transporter ATP-binding protein, whose amino-acid sequence MKLEIRNLKFGYNSSPVLKNVSMVAEPMVTAIIGPNAAGKSTLLKCICGILKAEGSIILNGKDLKACQKDEVIKAISYLPQESSTSAFMTVLEATLLGKISSLGWRIKDEDLSASMDTLEKLGIEDLAMRPMNELSGGQKQMVSIAQSIIRKPEVLLMDEPTNSLDLQRQLELFDVIQNITDENGMTTIVALHDLNLAARYAGKVILINGGKIMAAGSPASVITEAMIREVYGVNARVMLDGEGIPQVIPINSTRKRGIKKAIKG is encoded by the coding sequence GTGAAGCTGGAAATTAGAAACCTCAAGTTCGGATATAATTCCAGTCCTGTATTAAAAAATGTAAGCATGGTAGCCGAGCCTATGGTCACTGCGATCATAGGCCCAAACGCTGCCGGAAAATCTACCTTACTTAAATGTATTTGTGGGATACTCAAGGCTGAAGGGTCAATAATCCTCAATGGAAAAGACCTGAAGGCGTGTCAGAAGGACGAGGTCATAAAAGCTATTAGCTACCTTCCTCAGGAATCTTCTACAAGCGCATTCATGACTGTGTTAGAGGCAACATTGCTGGGAAAAATAAGCTCGCTAGGTTGGAGGATCAAGGACGAGGACCTGTCCGCATCTATGGATACGCTTGAAAAGCTCGGGATAGAAGATTTGGCGATGAGGCCAATGAATGAGCTAAGTGGCGGACAGAAGCAAATGGTATCCATTGCCCAGTCGATCATCCGAAAGCCCGAAGTGCTCCTCATGGACGAGCCTACGAATTCACTGGATCTCCAGCGGCAGCTCGAGCTTTTTGACGTGATCCAGAACATCACGGATGAAAACGGAATGACGACGATCGTAGCATTACATGACCTCAACCTGGCGGCCCGCTACGCGGGAAAAGTCATATTGATTAATGGGGGTAAGATCATGGCAGCAGGAAGTCCGGCTTCTGTGATAACCGAAGCGATGATCCGGGAAGTCTACGGGGTCAATGCCAGAGTAATGCTCGACGGTGAAGGCATACCGCAAGTCATACCAATTAATTCAACGCGAAAACGCGGGATAAAAAAGGCCATAAAGGGATGA